One window of the Coregonus clupeaformis isolate EN_2021a unplaced genomic scaffold, ASM2061545v1 scaf1323, whole genome shotgun sequence genome contains the following:
- the LOC121560002 gene encoding 2-hydroxyacyl-CoA lyase 1-like: MANANMNCWPVIVIGGSSDQNQETTGAFQEFPQVEACRLYSKFSARSSSLDMISSVVEKAARTSMYGRPGAVYVDISGDMVNAKLDRSRAREVPCSPPPPVSMADHMAITEALAVLKGAKRPLLIIGKCAAHGRAEGALKELVEGCDLPFLPTPMGKGVLPDNHPNCVAAARSSSWSTFTKMAGSIQLIQNGGPR; encoded by the exons ATGGCCAACGCTAACATGAACTGCTG gcctGTGATTGTTATTGGAGGCTCCTCTGATCAAAACCAAGAGACCACTGGGGCGTTTCAAGAGTTTCCACAG GTGGAGGCATGCAGATTGTACAGTAAGTTCTCTGCTAGGTCTAGCAGTCTGGATATGATCTCCTCAGTGGTAGAGAAG gcagcacGCACTAGCATGTATGGACGTCCAGGTGCTGTATACGTAGACATATCTGGGGACATGGTCAATGCTAAATTGGACAGGAGCAGAGCCAG AGAGGTGCCCTGTAGTCCACCTCCTCCTGTGAGTATGGCTGACCATATGGCGATCACAGAAGCACTGGCGGTCCTGAAAGGAGCCAAACGGCCTTTACTCATCATTGGCAAAT GTGCAGCCCATGGAAGagcagagggggctctgaaggagCTGGTGGAGGGGTGTGACCTGCCCTTCCTGCCCACCCCCATGGGTAAAGGGGTGCTGCCTGACAATCACCCCAACTGTGTTGCTGCTGCCCGCTCCAG CTCCTGGAGTACGTTCACAAAGATGGCTGGAAGTATCCAGCTGATACAGAATGGTGGACCACGTTGA
- the LOC121561959 gene encoding uncharacterized protein LOC121561959, with protein sequence MLSMATSKMYSHAIEHIALGHKSPLELERELEAILGPLAGQVIVIIIDSIIKAKTNGGNEGRATSPLTYFLTAISAEIQSLVVHRSASRPSTRLSNNDPLLNISKSKVLRSVLLKMAELFGQGPSETCLVPLVQSQSNNSICDWTVNAGTIHPSTFLSDNRMTEVSSDVVDLVLEVFWITGFLDNRNPSRPQSACSHNSASGAIDMRALAGDLVRQVSVKLSPFVSESQLSTMSMTDLSSSFSDSTLKQLCSRSVVALVTACQAIKTELENQRPTNLAARDLLSSLVETIEDMDISDILQGPSAILEEAAVIKHPEMSTSTIYRSLLLDSSLASSKMVTESIIFNNPCPSEENVSIQKELPADKVDILHGQPVEEYIVKAEQCITQVIQDAAVTYTAALDKTDTCGKLSEILSVHVSSENIEEASSDLFGGIISDLHEVYEVNKASKRTKSGRKMFWVEVSSGSQKIYTKTLDKLRKLFTSHHLTEGKNTPVQIELSATGLLVTEATVQESPVTEATLAVSPVQKTDSKTPSKSSASAYQLTLDTCTKGVIKQVISVLRVDTSKEDCSASVGESTSNSSFDFNQKLDSIISKLEDLTISSDVTSAEIATLTRSLSAASRTSNISIQSFHSAEFRAKAKHIVSETILRAASKASHSLLQSMPSTTFSHHAVSTAEDIVNIIMQDLESVSQYTVDDADSFPLGEKKLEFQLKPRVVFDNLLDAAQTMYHRVKDRLNIFFSFPPVSVTTAKYVLDSTPVETLRRSKSADTALVEDRSRPPSVRSEKPLSKVCLAKRSKTLLSSSGSSTDHHVIDTCSEDVTLPTRSMSVVSNNSLKRASPLHGSGLSESCKPLVALKDVTVAVSQEGFSKTAKKTLSLILNVIKCRVANSESSSVGQIASEECLIATNMLDSVLESLDQLPDMSAADEITRTESHTSIAMDETGSRSTLVSQQEINISDTNIIVKTIMDTLKTDDPEMTSAEEHLDILLSVEALQGASGNLIAKVHGLIQEITINRQLQSMVGHRSLSQPALPKPALRKLSKDDASELIHNFAQTSVRRLLGQCMGRPMPPSAEMVLDQVIKLMTDVVMDSLTYVSKSTMEDGK encoded by the coding sequence ATGCTAAGCATGGCGACTTCTAAGATGTATTCCCATGCCATAGAGCATATTGCGCTCGGCCACAAGTCTCCCCTTGAGTTAGAGAGGGAGCTTGAGGCCATCTTGGGTCCTCTGGCTGGACAGGTCATAGTCATCATCATAGATAGCATCATCAAGGCTAAAACCAACGGAGGAAATGAGGGGAGAGCGACCAGCCCCTTGACCTATTTTCTAACTGCCATTTCGGCAGAAATACAAAGCCTAGTGGTTCACAGATCGGCTAGCAGACCATCCACCAGACTGTCCAACAACGACCCACTGCTGAACATTTCCAAGTCGAAGGTCTTAAGATCAGTTCTGCTCAAAATGGCAGAGCTCTTTGGCCAAGGTCCAAGTGAAACCTGTCTAGTTCCACTAGTCCAGAGTCAGTCCAACAACTCCATTTGCGACTGGACTGTGAATGCAGGCACCATTCATCCAAGTACATTTCTGTCCGACAACAGAATGACAGAAGTGTCATCCGATGTTGTGGATCTTGTACTTGAGGTTTTTTGGATAACAGGATTTTTGGATAACAGGAACCCGTCAAGGCCACAGAGTGCCTGCTCCCACAACTCAGCTAGTGGAGCAATAGATATGAGAGCTCTTGCTGGGGACTTGgtcagacaggtgtctgtcaaACTCAGCCCGTTTGTCTCTGAGAGtcaactctccaccatgtccatgACAGATCTGTCATCATCTTTTTCTGACTCCACCTTGAAGCAGTTGTGTTCTCGCTCTGTTGTTGCTCTGGTAACTGCCTGTCAAGCAATCAAAACAGAGCTCGAGAACCAGAGACCTACCAACCTGGCAGCCAGAGACCTACTATCGTCTCTGGTAGAGACCATTGAGGACATGGATATCTCTGACATCCTCCAGGGCCCGTCTGCCATTTTGGAGGAGGCTGCTGTGATAAAGCACCCAGAGATGTCCACCTCGACAATATACAGATCTCTGCTTCTCGACTCATCTCTCGCCTCCTCTAAGATGGTCACTGAGAGCATTATCTTCAACAACCCATGCCCATCAGAGGAGAATGTGAGTATTCAGAAGGAGCTCCCTGCTGATAAAGTTGACATCCTCCATGGTCAACCAGTGGAGGAGTATATTGTCAAAGCTGAGCAATGCATCACTCAGGTCATTCAGGATGCAGCTGTGACATATACTGCTGCGCTGGATAAAACCGACACTTGTGGGAAACTGTCGGAAATCCTATCTGTCCATGTTTCCTCAGAGAATATTGAGGAGGCATCCTCTGATCTCTTTGGTGGAATTATTTCCGACCTGCATGAGGTATATGAGGTCAATAAGGCCTCCAAGCGTACGAAATCAGGTCGCAAAATGTTCTGGGTGGAAGTGAGTTCAGGTTCCCAGAAGATTTATACCAAAACCCTGGACAAACTAAGGAAGCTGTTCACCTCCCACCATCTCACTGAGGGAAAAAATACTCCTGTGCAAATCGAGCTTTCTGCAACTGGACTACTTGTAACTGAGGCCACTGTGCAGGAATCTCCTGTAACTGAGGCCACTTTGGCAGTGTCTCCTGTAcagaagacagacagtaagaccccTTCTAAGTCCTCAGCCTCAGCCTACCAGCTCACCCTCGACACCTGCACTAAAGGGGTAATCAAACAGGTGATCTCGGTGCTGAGGGTGGACACTTCAAAGGAAGACTGCTCCGCTTCCGTTGGGGAGAGCACGTCAAATTCATCCTTCGACTTCAACCAGAAGTTGGACTCGATAATTTCGAAATTGGAGGACCTCACCATTTCGAGTGATGTGACGTCAGCCGAGATTGCCACACTCACGCGATCTCTTAGTGCAGCCAGCAGAACCTCTAACATTTCCATCCAGAGCTTTCACAGTGCTGAGTTCCGAGCTAAGGCCAAACACATTGTGAGTGAGACCATTCTCAGAGCTGCTAGCAAAGCCAGCCATTCTTTGCTACAGAGCATGCCTAGCACCACCTTCTCACACCATGCGGTTTCTACAGCCGAAGATATAGTAAATATTATCATGCAAGACCTTGAAAGTGTATCCCAGTACACTGTGGACGACGCAGACTCCTTCCCACTAGGAGAGAAAAAGCTGGAGTTCCAGCTCAAACCCAGAGTTGTCTTTGACAACTTATTGGATGCTGCTCAAACCATGTACCACAGAGTAAAGGATAGACTGAACATCTTTTTCTCTTTTCCACCAGTGTCAGTCACCACAGCCAAATATGTGCTGGACTCCACCCCTGTGGAGACACTCAGACGTTCTAAGTCCGCTGACACTGCTCTTGTTGAGGACAGGAGCCGCCCTCCGTCTGTAAGAAGTGAGAAGCCTTTGTCAAAAGTCTGTTTGGCTAAAAGGTCTAAAACCCTTCTGTCTTCGAGTGGCTCTTCAACAGACCACCATGTAATTGACACATGCAGTGAGGATGTCACTCTGCCCACCAGGAGTATGTCAGTTGTGAGCAACAACAGTTTGAAGAGAGCCTCTCCTCTCCACGGCAGTGGATTGAGTGAAAGTTGCAAACCTCTTGTGGCTCTAAAAGACGTAACAGTGGCAGTCAGCCAAGAAGGCTTTAGCAAAACTGCAAAGAAGACGCTCAGCTTGATCCTAAATGTGATCAAGTGTAGAGTGGCCAACTCTGAGAGTTCATCTGTTGGGCAGATTGCAAGTGAGGAGTGTCTGATAGCCACTAACATGTTAGACTCTGTACTGGAGAGCCTTGACCAGTTGCCTGACATGAGCGCTGCCGATGAGATCACAAGGACAGAATCCCATACCTCTATCGCAATGGACGAGACAGGTTCACGGTCAACGCTTGTGAGCCAACAAGAAATAAACATATCTGACACCAATATCATAGTGAAAACTATAATGGACACATTGAAGACGGACGACCCAGAGATGACTTCAGCAGAAGAACATCTGGATATTCTCCTGTCAGTTGAAGCCCTTCAAGGTGCATCTGGCAACCTGATCGCAAAGGTCCATGGTCTCATTCAGGAGATAACCATAAACCGCCAGCTTCAATCCATGGTTGGCCACAGAAGCCTCTCTCAACCAGCGCTGCCTAAACCAGCCCTGAGGAAGCTGTCAAAGGACGATGCCTCAGAGCTCATTCACAACTTTGCCCAGACTTCTGTTAGGAGACTCCTGGGGCAGTGTATGGGAAGGCCTATGCCACCATCGGCTGAAATGGTTTTGGATCAGGTCATCAAGTTGATGACAGACGTGGTGATGGACAGCCTGACTTATGTGTCCAAGTCTACAATGGAGGATGGTAAGTGA